A section of the Streptomyces xinghaiensis S187 genome encodes:
- a CDS encoding citryl-CoA lyase: MTGTDGVPAFPTSLGTSTADEIRLLGEDLSADLMGKVGFGELAFWLVALRRPTPSETRVFEAVLVALADHGFTPTAIAARLTYLSAPDSLQGAIAAGLLGGGSRFLGVTEDCGGYLRDVLDRQEGPLPGDDAGWDALALAAVTRTREAGQYVPGLGHPVHKTRDPRTPVLIGIAEEEGLRGPHLRLFEAIGRVHEQVLGRRLPLNGAGVCGAALADLGLPVELLRGFALLARAAGLLGQIAEERRRPIGMDAYLTVDRNAVYTAPSADSGPDPSR; the protein is encoded by the coding sequence ATGACCGGCACCGACGGTGTCCCCGCCTTCCCGACCTCCCTCGGTACCTCCACGGCCGATGAGATCCGGCTCCTGGGGGAGGACCTCTCCGCCGACCTCATGGGCAAGGTGGGCTTTGGCGAACTCGCCTTCTGGCTGGTCGCGCTGCGCCGGCCCACACCCTCGGAGACACGGGTCTTCGAAGCGGTGCTGGTCGCCCTCGCCGACCACGGGTTCACCCCCACGGCGATCGCCGCCCGGCTGACCTATCTCTCGGCCCCGGACTCGTTGCAGGGGGCGATCGCGGCCGGGCTGCTGGGCGGCGGCTCGCGGTTCCTCGGCGTCACCGAGGACTGCGGCGGCTATCTGCGCGACGTCCTCGACCGGCAGGAGGGCCCGCTCCCCGGGGACGACGCCGGCTGGGACGCCCTCGCCCTCGCCGCCGTCACCCGGACCAGGGAAGCGGGGCAGTACGTTCCCGGCCTGGGACACCCTGTCCACAAGACGCGGGACCCGCGGACCCCGGTGCTGATCGGCATCGCGGAGGAGGAGGGGCTGCGCGGGCCCCACCTGCGGCTCTTCGAGGCCATCGGCCGGGTCCACGAGCAGGTGCTCGGCCGCAGGCTTCCGCTGAACGGCGCCGGGGTGTGCGGCGCGGCACTGGCCGATCTGGGGCTGCCGGTGGAGCTGCTGCGCGGCTTCGCCCTGCTGGCCAGGGCCGCCGGCCTGCTCGGGCAGATAGCCGAGGAACGCCGCCGCCCCATCGGCATGGACGCCTACCTCACCGTCGACCGCAACGCGGTCTACACCGCCCCCTCCGCCGATTCCGGCCCCGACCCGTCGCGCTGA
- a CDS encoding extradiol ring-cleavage dioxygenase: MATVAAVIASTHHPFYYRASTATGDDRPPFADAWVAKIEAFRETLTRARPDVLVMVGSDHFHQLWLDNMPQFLVGKAPFFDANFHNEEREFGLPRMTLRGEERLAAHILRKGLDADFDLAFSNELRIDHSITCPIITLRPQADLPIVPIYTNIFAPPLPQPRRFVQLGRTLRRLVESWPEDKRVAIIGTGHLSLELGGPRQFGEHGPDPEFDRKAVEWIANSDIEGCLSEVTLDSLHHPGNATHGFMDFMLMMGVAGEGAKADHVDTLDLFHTMEAYFTWYPNGVPA; the protein is encoded by the coding sequence ATGGCCACCGTCGCCGCGGTGATCGCCTCCACCCACCACCCCTTCTACTACCGGGCCAGTACGGCCACCGGCGACGACCGGCCGCCGTTCGCCGACGCCTGGGTCGCCAAGATCGAGGCGTTCCGGGAGACCCTGACCAGGGCACGGCCCGATGTCCTGGTGATGGTGGGCAGCGACCACTTCCACCAGTTGTGGCTGGACAACATGCCGCAGTTCCTGGTGGGCAAGGCACCGTTCTTTGACGCCAACTTCCACAACGAGGAGCGGGAGTTCGGGCTGCCGCGGATGACGCTGCGCGGGGAGGAGCGGCTGGCCGCCCACATTCTCCGCAAGGGCCTGGACGCCGACTTCGACCTGGCGTTCAGCAACGAACTGCGCATCGACCACAGCATCACCTGCCCGATCATCACCCTGCGCCCGCAGGCGGATCTGCCGATCGTCCCGATCTACACCAACATCTTCGCGCCACCGCTGCCGCAGCCCAGACGCTTCGTGCAACTGGGCCGCACCCTGCGCCGGCTGGTGGAGTCCTGGCCCGAGGACAAGCGGGTGGCGATCATCGGCACCGGCCACCTCTCGCTGGAACTGGGCGGCCCCCGCCAGTTCGGCGAGCACGGCCCGGACCCGGAGTTCGACCGGAAGGCGGTCGAGTGGATCGCCAACAGCGACATCGAGGGCTGCCTGTCGGAAGTGACCCTCGACAGTCTCCACCATCCGGGCAACGCCACCCACGGGTTCATGGACTTCATGCTGATGATGGGCGTGGCCGGCGAGGGCGCCAAGGCCGATCACGTCGACACCCTCGACCTCTTTCACACGATGGAGGCGTACTTCACCTGGTATCCGAACGGAGTCCCGGCATGA
- a CDS encoding MFS transporter translates to MRRSGGRSGPLSPYRRLFAPSGALAFTLAAFPGRLATSMLGVSTVVMLALVRDSYALAGAVSAVNVTVTAVTGPLLGRLVDRLGQTRVAVPATLVFALGTAAMLLCVRYDAPAWALFLCCVGNAGIPSVGSMTRARWAALHGDDAEARHTANSFEQVVDELCFMLGPALAMVLCTAVFPEAGLLAAAVLLTGGMLLFAGRRGTEPPVRKRTSGMSRGPLRAPGFPALLLVFAATGALFGSLEVATVAAVQTLGGGSAAAGLVLALQAAGSGVAGLAFGALRLSGSPAVRLAAGVAAMTVCTLPLTAAGSLPLLAVLLFVAGMATAPTMVTGMSLVQRLVPDGRLNEGMTTAYTGLLTGIAAGAAAGGQFVERWGAPGAYWAPVAAGTLALLAALAGLPRLRRV, encoded by the coding sequence GTGCGGAGGAGCGGAGGACGGTCCGGGCCGCTCTCCCCGTACCGGCGTCTCTTCGCCCCCTCCGGGGCGCTCGCCTTCACGCTCGCGGCGTTCCCCGGACGGCTGGCCACCTCCATGCTCGGGGTCTCCACGGTCGTCATGCTGGCCCTCGTCCGGGACTCCTACGCCCTGGCCGGTGCCGTCTCCGCGGTCAACGTCACCGTCACGGCCGTCACCGGCCCCCTGCTCGGGCGGCTGGTGGACCGGCTCGGGCAGACGAGGGTCGCCGTGCCCGCCACCCTCGTCTTCGCCCTGGGGACGGCCGCGATGCTGCTGTGCGTCCGGTACGACGCCCCGGCCTGGGCGCTGTTCCTGTGCTGCGTAGGCAACGCCGGTATTCCGAGCGTGGGTTCGATGACCCGGGCCCGGTGGGCGGCCCTGCACGGGGACGATGCCGAGGCCCGGCACACGGCCAACTCCTTCGAGCAGGTCGTCGACGAGCTGTGCTTCATGCTCGGCCCCGCGCTCGCGATGGTGCTGTGCACGGCGGTGTTCCCGGAGGCCGGGCTGCTGGCCGCCGCCGTTCTCCTCACCGGCGGCATGCTGCTCTTCGCCGGCCGGCGCGGCACCGAGCCGCCCGTGCGGAAGCGGACGTCCGGCATGTCCCGGGGCCCGCTGCGGGCGCCCGGCTTCCCTGCCCTCCTCCTCGTGTTCGCGGCGACCGGCGCCCTCTTCGGCTCCCTGGAGGTCGCCACGGTCGCGGCCGTGCAGACGCTCGGCGGTGGCTCGGCGGCCGCCGGTCTCGTCCTGGCACTCCAGGCGGCCGGCTCCGGGGTGGCGGGGCTGGCCTTCGGCGCGCTCCGGCTGTCGGGGTCCCCCGCCGTGCGGCTGGCCGCGGGGGTGGCGGCGATGACGGTCTGCACACTGCCGCTGACGGCCGCCGGGAGCCTGCCACTGCTGGCCGTGCTGCTGTTCGTGGCGGGCATGGCCACGGCCCCCACGATGGTCACCGGGATGTCGCTGGTCCAGCGCCTCGTCCCGGACGGCCGGCTCAACGAGGGCATGACCACCGCCTACACCGGCCTGCTGACCGGCATCGCGGCGGGCGCGGCGGCGGGCGGGCAGTTCGTCGAACGGTGGGGCGCCCCCGGCGCCTACTGGGCCCCGGTCGCGGCCGGGACCCTGGCGCTGCTGGCCGCTCTGGCCGGACTCCCCCGGCTGCGCCGGGTGTGA